CAGCCCGGAGGAGGCCCGGGAAGTGCTGCACCAGATGCAGGACGGCGTCCTCGCCTTTGTCGGCTTCGAGGTTCTGCCGCCGTTCGTGGTGGGCGGCCCGCGCAGCCTGACCGTGGAGGAGCGGCAGGCGGAACTGGAGCGCTACCGGGACACTCTCGCCCACCTTGCCCTGGGCGCGCCGCTTGAACGGTCGCTCGCGTTGTCCTGACCCAGCGTCACCGTTTGCCTGCTGGTTACCCCCGGAGCATCCCTATGCCTGACCTTGAACCTGTGGTTCCTTCCTTAAAGTCCGCCCCTGAAACCTTGACCCTGCACGTGATCGGCACGGTCCATTCCCCCATTCAGGAAGGCGTGGATACCGATTGGGGCCGGGTCGAATCCACCGTCGAACTGAGACCGGACCTTGAGAGCGCCCTCCAGAGCCTCAACGCCTTCTCCCACGTCCTCATCGTGTTCTACATGCACGAGAGCACCTTTTCTCCGGAAGACCTCGTCCGTCATCCTCAGGGGCGCATTCACCTGCCCCGGGTCGGGATTTTCGCTCAGCGCGCCAAGCACCGGCCGAATCCCATCGGCATCACGGCCGTCGAACTGCTGGGGGTCGACGGCCATCGTCTTCGGGTCCGCGGCTTGGATGCCATTCACGGCACGCCCGTCCTGGACGTCAAGCCCTACTTCCCGTGGTTCGACCGCAGGGACCAGGTACGCACACCGGAGTGGTGCGACGAACTCATGCGAACGTATTTCTGAGATTATTCCTCCCGGCGTAGCGCAAGTTGGCCGCGCTCCGCTCCTCAGAAAGGATTGCTCATGACCCCCACCCCCCGCCGTTCAGACCTCGATTGGCTGCGCGTCGGCGCCATTGTCCTGCTGCTGTTCTTCCACAGTGCCCGCGTCTTCGACCTGAGCGAGGCGTTCTATGTCCAGAACGACCAGCGCAGCGCCCTGCTCACCTACGGCCTGATCGGCTTCTTCGGCCGCTGGGGCATGGAGCTGCTCTTCGTTATCTCAGGCATGGCCTCCTGGTATGCCCTAAGTGGCCGGAGCGGGAGGACGTACCTGCGGGACCGCTGGAGCCGTCTCGGCCTCCCCTTCCTGTTCGGGGTGCTGGTCCTCGTGCCGCCGCAGGGCTACTTCGCGCAGTTGCAGCAGTCCGGGGCGCCCACCGCCTCCTACCCCGCGTTCCTGGGCCGGTACTTCACGGACTGGTCGGACCTGAGCGGCTACCCCGGGAGCTTCACGCCCGCGCACCTGTGGTTCCTACTGTTCCTGCTGGCGTACTCGGCCCTGGCCCTGCCCTTCTTCCACTGGTGGAAGGCTCCGGCACGTGCTCCACTTCGGGAAACCCTGGCGTCAACGTTTCGGGGCCGGGGCAGCCTGCTGATCTGGAGTCTTCCGCTCGCGCTGGCGGCCGCCCTCCCGGGTGTGGGGGGCAAGAATTTGACGGGGTACCTGCTGTACTTCGTGTTCGGCTACCTCCTCGCCGCCACGCCCAAGTATCAGCGGACCATCGACCGGGACCGCCAGCTCTTCGCCCTCGTGGGGCTGGGGAGCTGGGCGGCCCTCACAGCAGCGTGGGTACTGGGCCTTAGCCCTGCGGACGGTTCCGTCGGGGACCTTCTCACGCACCTGCTGCGGACGCTGTGCGCCTGGTCCTCTGTGCTCGCCCTGCTGGGTTACGCGCACACCCACCTGAGGGTGTCCCGTACCTGGCTGGCCCGGGCGAACGAGGCGGCCTTCCCGGTGTACATCGTCCACCAGACGGTGCTGGTGGCCGCGGCATTCTTCCTCGTGCGCCTCCACCTGCCCCTCAGTCTCAAGTACCTGCTGGTCGTGCTGGCTACCTTTGCGGGTTCCCTGGCCGCGTACGCCGTGGTGCAGGCGTTCGATCCCCTGCGCGTCCTGTTCGGTCTCCGCCGCCGTGAGAGGCGGAGGGTCACCCCCGCGCTGGAGGCGTAGCTCGGTCTGAAACGCTCCTGGCGAGACCAACGTTTGACCTTCCCTCCGCAACCCGGACGCGGTGTGGAGGGAGCTTCAACTGGCCTCACGGGAACTGTCGTGCAGGGGCGGGGGAGTCACGAGTGGCGTGAGGGCGAGGTGGGCCAGCAGGCGCAGTTCGCCCGGCTCGTCCACGCTGATCCGGGCGTACTTCTCCAGCAGGTCCTCCAGTTCACGCTGAAAAGCCTTGCCCTGAGCCCGGGACAGGCGCAAGCCCCCGTGCCATGTGTCCATCAGGGGTGGCCATTCGTCTCCCCGCGTATCCACCCGGCTCCCATCGGGAAACGCGAGGTGGGTTCGCACTCGTCCGGTTTCCCCCGCGGCGTCGCGAAAGACACGGACGCCGATGTCGAGGTCCCGCGCCCGCATCACGGCCACGCTGTTGCTGACGAGGACGTGCCCGAGGGGTGCGCTGAGCGCCCGGACCAGGTCCTCCAGGGCGGCGGCACCGGTCGCGGCAAACGGTACGAAGAACTCGTCCGCACTCGCGCGGTACACCTTCACGGCCTTGCCCTGACGGCGCTCCTCACGGACGACGCGCAGCAGGCCCAGAGAGACCAGGCGCTCGACGCGGTACAGCAGGCTGTTGGCTTTCACGCCGAGTTCCCGCGCCGCGCGGGCCACCGTGCAATCGCGCCGCAGGAAGGGCGCGAGGAAGCGTTGCGCCTCCAGGTCCACCAGCCACGTACCCGCCGCCTCGTCCGTGATGACGGCGCGCCGGGGCCAATCCGAAAAATCCCCTGTCATTTCACCCAGCATAGGGGGGAAGATCGGCGGTCGCGCGCGCCCGTGGCGAGTTACGGTCTGGCGCGCCAGAGAGGTCCCCCATGTTCAAATTCCCCACAAACCGTCTGCGCGTATCCGTCTTCCTCGCCGTGCTCAGCCTGCTGAGCGGCCTTGTTCTGCTGGTTCCGGGCAGCCCACCGGGACTGTATATGCTGGTGCCCGCGGTCACGACGGTGCTGCTGATGGTCGTGTTCACGCGGGACGGGTGGCGGCGCGAGGGCTGGCGGCAACTGGGCTTCGGGCGGCTGCGCTCATCGGCGGGCGTCCTCCTCCCGGCTCTCCTCGTCCCTCTCGTGGTCGTGAGTGTGGGGTACCTGGCCCTGCCGGTGCTGGGCGCCGCAGTTCTGAAGTCTGGGCAGGGGTGGGCGGCCCTGGCCATCAGTCTTCTCGGGCTGGTCCCCGCGGCCACCCTGAGTGCCCTGCTGGAGGAGGTGGGCTGGCGCGGCTACCTGCTGCCGAAGCTCGCCGGTCTAGGGAGCGTGGCGGCGGGCTGGACTCTGGGCCTGATCTGGGCCGCCTGGCACCTGCCTCTGATGCTGGTGGGCTCGTACCACGGCGGTGAGGGGCTGGACTGGACCCTGCTCCTCTTCGTGCTGACGGTCGTGGCGTTCGGTTTTCTCGCCAATGAGCTGCGCATGCAGACTGGGAGCATCTGGCCCGCCGCCCTGCTGCACGGCGCGCACAATGCCGCGTGGCACGTGTGGCGCGAGGTACCCCAGGAAGGGCACGCGGCTCTGGTGAATCTGGTGGCCGGGGAGAAGGGCCTGGTGACCCTGGCCCTGTATGGAGCCGCCGCGGTGGCGGTCTGTCTCCTGCCCGGCATGTGGACCGCCCGCTATCGCCTGAACGCTGGGACACGGTCATCCACCCGACTCTGGACCTGAAGGGGCGGCATGGCGCGGAAGGCACGGGTGAGGACCCAGTGTCAGCTTTCCTCCCGTGAGGATCTTTCCCTATGGCATCCAGGAGAGGTGTTCTCCCGGGCCGTTTCCTGGGCACCGAAGCCCACCGCGCTTAGCAGGTATATCCCGGCTGTCCGGTCGGCCCAGGACCCGCTACCTCAGGGGAGGGAGGAACGGGGCGCAGGCGTCCTCAACCTCGGTTTTCCCAGCCTGCCGCCGCGGCGTTTACTTGGGCACACTCTCCGGTAGGAAGAACAACCGGGCGATAACCTCCCCGCCAATCACTTCCCCGCTCTTCTGGAAGCCCAGGCTCAGGTACAGCCCCTCTGCCGCCGTGTTCTCCGGTTTGTAGCCCAGCGCGAGCTGCCCGGCCCCCTTCGCCCGGACACGCGCAATCACCTGCCGCATCGCCGCCCGGGCGTACCCGCGGCCCTGGTGGGCCTCGTCGATCATCAGCCGGTACACCCAGTACTGCCGGTCATCCTCGTCGAAGGCGTACAGCACGAAGCCCACAAGGTCCTCCCCGGCGTAGACCGCCAGCGGTGTTCCGCCAGTGAGGAACTGCGCTTCCGCCAGGCTGTAGAGGTTGGGGGCGACGAAGGCCCGCTGCTCGGGGGGCAGGCGCAGCCCCAGCACCTGCTCCCAGTTGTCGCGCGTCACGGGGCGCAGCTCGACTGTCGTGGCAAGGGACTGGGCCGTCATCCCGACACCGCCTGTGCCCTGCCGATCTCGGCTTCCAGCCCGGGATTGCCCAGGCCACGGTAGAAGGTCCGCACACCCTGCACGTCGCGGACCGCTCCCAGTGCCTGAGCCAGCGTCACGCCGAACTCCGCGAACGCGTGACCCTGCGCGGTGATGACATGGCCTGCGTGGACCACGTCACGGTAGGTGAACCCCGCCTCGGGAAAGACCCCCAGGAAGGCCCGCTGCTGGGTATTGAAGGTCACCGTGTAAGGGATGCTGTCGAGCAGGCCCGCCAGACCCAGCACCAGCGGCCCGCCACAGATCGCGCCGATGACCTTGCCCTGGGCGTGCATGGCCCGCACGAAGACGTTCAGGGTGGGAACATCGGCGACGACACTCATGTCTGCGGCGCCGGGAATCAGGACGGCGGCGAACGCCTCGGGCTGGACGTCAGCCAGGGTCCGGTCGGGCAACACGCGCAGGCCACCTTCGCCTCGGATGGGATCGAGGGTCAGACCGACGTTGACGATGTCGTGGGTGCGGGCGAGCAGGGCCAGCGCCACGGTGACCTCGAACTCGGAGAAGCCGGGGTAGACGAGGAGGGCCAGTTGAGGCCGACCTGACTCAGAGGCGGTGGAATTGGGGATGGGCACGCCCGGCAGCCTACTGTCCAGGTCAGACCTTGTGCTCCGCCTTTTGGCGCATCCCCGGACGTGGGGGCTCGTCAGCTGCAGTTTCCATTCCATGCTCTCAAAGCACGGGGAGCGCCCCGACCGACAGGTCGTCCCTCCACCTCAGCGCCCGCTCTCTCCAAGGAGGAGGAGCATTCGGTTCCCGTCCCCCTCAACCGGCACTAAGGGTCTGGACCATGGCGTCGAGCAGGGGGGCGTGGGCCGGGTTGCCCTGCACCACCCAAACTGCGTCCCCGCGCAGCAGCACATACACCGGCCGCATGCCGTCCTCCCCCTTCACCAGCAGCCGCCAGGCCCGGCCTGAGGGGGTGTCTACAGTCCCCTCTACTTCCGGCGTGCCGTCCGTAAACGGCCGCAGCGCGTCGGGATGCAGCGTCAGCAGGGAACGGACGTACGCCGCGTCGTTCCCGGGTCCGTTCCCCGCCCGGGCATACTTCTGAGCCTGCATCACCGTCACGGCGTCCATCGCGCCCAGTTCCAGCACCTCGACCCGCCCGGGGGACTCGCGCACGGTTTCACCCCGCAGGTACCGGAAGCGGAGCTGGCCCTCGTGGGTTGCGCTCAGGTCGCGCTCGCTGACATTTGCCCAGTACGGCAGGGGGGAGGTCACAGCCTTCACCCGCCCATCCAGCGTGCCCACCAGCAGCACCAGGCCAGACTCGGTGATCAGCCGGTCCTGGGCGGGGACGGTGATGCTCGCCCCACTCGCCGTCTTCACCCGCATCTGGGGCTGATGCCAGACGGCGGGCATCACGAAGGACAGGGTGACCGTGCCGTCCGCACCCACGGTGCCACCCGACACCGGCCGACCTGCGCCCGCGTTCGGCACTCCCAACCGGGCGACCACCCGGACCCGCGGGGGGAGGCCGCTGGCGCGGACAGTGACCGGCGTGTTCCCCCGCAGTTCTCCGGCGGGCACGAAGGCCCGGGGCTCGGGTTGCCGAGCGGCGCGGGTGACCTGCCACGGTCCGTCCCCCCCTCGCGTCAGGGTGACGTACAAGGTGGGGGCGCGCCCGACCAGCTTGTATTCCCTGGAGTTCACGGTCCATAGCGGTTGCCGGTATGGAACGACGGTCCCGCCCGTTGCCTGGTGCAGCAGGGCGCGGTCGGAGCCCGGCAGACGAGAAGCCCGGCAGGGGGTGTCGGTGGTGACTACGGCGGCGCAGGTCAGCGTCGGCTCGGGTTCGAGTTGCGGCCCGATGGCGAGGGCGGGTGTGGCCGCAACGAGGAGGAAAATCAGGATTCGGGCGAACGACATGACGGGGATCCTTTCAGGATGAGGTGAAGGGCTTCTGACCAGGAAACGGCCCCTCCACTCCCGGAAGGGGCCGCCAATCGGTGGTGTTAGACGAGGCGGGGTGGACGGAACAGGGCCAGGAGCCTGGAGAAGAAAAAGCGAGGTGGGAGTATGGCGCGGGCAGCATGCACCTGACGGCCACGCTGCGTTTCGTCACGCAGACCTTCAGCCTGTGGTTGAGCCATGTACAGGTAGGCGTAGGGATGGGCGGAGGGGTTGGGGTTCATGTGTTCTCCTTCTGCCCGCGGGCATGGCCTTCTCGGCGGCCCACATCGTGCCCGTCCCGGCCTTCCAGGCACATCGGCTGCTTGTGCCATCCCGGCTCAGCCAAACAGCGCATGCCTCCTTCCCCGAAACAGCCGGGCGTCTTCGTTCGCAGGGGAGCCAGGCGGTCCCCCAGTGAACCGGGCAGGGACTGGGGGTGAGCCGGTTTCCCATTGGCGAGTCGACCACCGAAGTGGGAGGTCGTTTCCTGAACGAACCCCTCACTGATCAGCCCGACGGAGACCAAGACCAATGCACCTACCGCTGGGCGGCGGCGCCCTCCGCCCGGGCAGGCCACCGCCGGACACCTGGGTCGCGAAGGAGGAAGAGGCCGTAGAGGGCCATCACCGAGGAGATGCCGAGCTTCGCGGTCAGCAGCACCGGTGACGCGTGCTCTACCGCGAGTCCCTGCGACGCGCTGAATTGGATGAAGTCATTGAGCGCGTGCAGCGCGATGAGCGGCCAGATCGACCCGAGCCGGAGGCGCAGTGCGGCAAAACCGACCCCGCCCAGGATCGACGCGATGATCTGAACAGCCACGAACGCCGGGTCACGGCCGACCAGGAGCGAGTTGGCGTGAATGACGCCGAACAGCAGGGCCGATCCCAGGACCGCGTGCAGGGTTCCGAGAGGTGCCAGGCCCTTCAGGATCACGCCGCGGAAGATCGCCTCTTCCTGAAAGCCGATCAGCAGCGTCAAGACGAGCAGCACGAGGGCCTTGCCGAACGGTGGAACGTCGATCCCCACCAGCAGCGCGGGCGCGATGAGGAGCGCCACGGGGAGCGCGAGCAGGACCAGGCTGCGGGGGCGTTCGGGCCGCCGAAAGCCGGAGGCGCGCCACCAGCCGAGGCGGGTGAGCAGCACCGCGGCGAACAGGGCGTTGAGGAGCAGGATGGGCAGGTCGAGGGCGAGGAGCGGCACGTTCGGCAAGAAGAGTCTGGCGGCGCCGAGGCACAGGAGCAGGATCACTTCAAGGGCCAGCATCACGAACAGGGCGAAACGCCAGGGATGTTGTTCCGGGGAGAGGACGAGGGGCATGCTCCGGCGGTTGGGCTCGTCTGGACGGGTCGTCATACAGGGCTCCTGCTGAGCGGGAATTAGGGGACGGCGACTTTCCAGAGCAGCGCGTGACCCAGTGTGAAAGCCCACTGAGACGGGACGGAAGTCACTGGAGGCCTGATTGGCGTATAGGGAGGGTTGTCGCGCTCAGCGGAGCGTCTGCCGCAGAAACTCCACAACCGCTGTCAGCAGCCCGCGCTCGAGGGGGAGTTCGCCATTCGCGTAGGTGGCGAAGTTTGCTGCGGCGTCCAGCGGCGCCGGAACCAGGACGTGGTTGACGCCGCGCGCAAGGTGAACGCGCGCGGCAGACTGCGCGGCGGCCAGCAACCAGGCGTCCTCGGGGCGGACCTGGAGGTCGCGGTCCCCCTGCACGATCAGCGTGGGCACGTTCACCGCGGCGATCAGGCGGGCGGGATCGTACTTCAGGCTGCTGACCAGATAGGGCTGCACGCTGGGTCGGAACACCGGCGCCAGGGGGGGCGAGACCTCGGCCACGCGCTCACCCCGGCCCAGGGCGTCCAGAATCCGGTTCGTTTCCTGCACCAGCTCGGGTGGGTTGGCGGGGTTCTGCGTGATCTGGCGACGGATGGTCGTACCGATGTCCTCGCCGGGAGTCGCCAGCAGGATCAGGGCCCGCGCGGGCGACGGCGCTGCTCCAGCCTGCCCCTGCACGGCGGCGAGCGCGACGGTGCCGCCCTCACTGTGGCCGATCACGGCGACTGGTCCGAGATCCGGCTGCGCTGCGAGCCACGTCAGCCACGCCCGCGCGTCGGTCACCAGGTCGTCAAAAGTCAGGGCCTCCTCACGGGGGTCGGCCAGGGTGCTGGCGCCAACCCCACGTTTGTCAGGCCGCAGCGAGGCGATCCCCCATGCGGCGAGGTTCGCTGCCAGTTTGCGGTAGGTGCCCGCGGCACCAGCGAGGCTGTCACCGTCCCGGTTGGTGGGTCCACTTCCCGGCAGGATGAGCACGACGGGGGGGCGCCCGTGCTGGGGACCGTCTGGCGTCTGGAGGGTGGCGGCCAGCCGGGCGCCGGGCACTTCTAGGGTGACCTCGCGGGAGGTAGCCAGCGCGGGGGTGAGCAGCAGAGCAGCGGTCAGGGGGAGCAGCAGTCGGGTGGACATAGGGCCTCCTCAGGGGAAGAGCGGGACGGGGGAATGGGACGCGCGAAGGTACCGACGCGATGGGCCTTTCGGTTGGGAAGGGCAGAATTCGCACGGCCCTCGGAAAAGCACGGTTCAGGGTGCCGGGACGGCTGCCGAGCGGGAGGGGGGAGGCGCCCGGGTTGAGTGGTCTCCCGTCCCGATGGCGGAAAACTCCACCGGTTTCAGCCGGCACACCCGGTCAGACAGGCAGTTCGGTGCGGCACCGTTCTCGGTCATGGGTTGAACGTAAGCCGGGCAGCTGGCACCGGACGTCAACCCTTCGGTGGATACGGCGTTCCACCCATCGCTGCTTGGACAACCTCCGGGGCGGGCGTCGGGGAACCGAGCGAGTCGAATTCACGCTGTCAGGGAGCCGTATTCAACTTTGGTCTAACGGCAGGCACGAGCCGGTCGTTCAGCCTGAAGGGGTGCCACAGGATGCCCCCCATTTTCGACATCTCAGCCACGTGACCCTGTACGTGCCCGACCTCCAGGTGGCGGTGGCGTACTACCAGGCGGCCGGTCTGCTGGCTGAATGGGTCGCGCCGTCAGAACCTGGAAGCGGGCAGCGCGCCCGATTGTCCTTCCCGGGAGGAGGGCCGTCCCTGGAGGTGCATACCGATGCCCGTCGGCAGTTCACCGATGTCCAGCTCGCCGTCACCAATCTCGACGACACATACCGGGCGCTGAGCCGACAACCTGCCGTGGTGTGGCTGGAGCCCCCGTGCGGGCCAGCGGGCCAGCGGAGAGCCACCCTGCGCGGGCCGGACGGCAACGTCCTGATTCTGGGCGAGGCCACAAGCCCTCTTTTAAGAAATGATTAAGCTATGGTCATGCGTTCAAGTGGACCGATCCGGGTGCTGCTGGTCGACGATCATGCCGTCGTCCGGCAGGGCATCCGGATGTTTCTAGGCACGGCCGAGAACATCGACATTGTCGGGGAAGCCCGAAACGGCCAGGAAGCCCTCGACCTCACCCAGCAGCTGGAGCCGCACGTGGTGCTGATGGACCTGAACATGCCCGTCATGGACGGCATCACGGCCATTCGCGAACTGCGCCAGCGCTGTCCGGACGTGGAAGTGCTGGCCCTGACCAGCGTCCTCGAAGACCGGAAGGTCATAGACGCGGTGCAGGCGGGCGCCACCGGGTACCTGCTCAAGGACACGGATGCCGACGCGTTGGAAGAAGCCATCTACGCGGCGGCCAGGGGCGAAGTCCGGCTGCACCCCGAGGCCGCCAAGCGCCTGGCGCGGGAAGTGCGGACACCGGACATGCGCGAGCACCTGACACCCCGGGAGACGGAAATCCTGAGGCTGGTGGCGAGGGGGCGCGCCAACAAGGAAATTGCGCGGGAGCTGGGGGTCGAGGAACCCACGGTGAAGACCCACCTGACCCGGGTGCTCTCGAAGCTGGGCCTCGCCTCCCGGACCCAGGCCGCCATCTTCGCGTTCAAAGAAGGCCTGGTCGGGCTTGAGTGAGGCGGCGCCCGTCTCTCCAACACCCGGGCAAAGACGGATGACCGTCCGGCTCCGTTTCCCTCTCGCCACGAGAATCATGCTGGCCGTGGCCTTGTGGATCCTGCTGCTGAGCGGCGCCGTCATCCTGACGGTCACGCGCGGATTCCAGGACACCCAGCGCCACGCGGCCAGCCTGGCCAGCAGCGGGGTTGAACGTCAGATCGAGCAGCGTCTGGCGGCCCTCACGGTGAGGGAAGCCAATCTCAGCGAGGCCCGGCTGTTGCAGGCGGCCACGGCGACAAGAGTGGTGGCCCGGTCCTGGGAGAACCTCTTGAGGTCCCCGGCATCCCCACCGGCGCCAGACCTGTCTCGGACGCCCTCAGGGGTGAGCTACGACGGCACACCCGCCCGCCACAGCGATGTCTGGGTCAACCGGGATGTTTCCCTGAACGCCCCCGTCCGGCGTGATGTTCAGGACTCGCAGGCCCTGGACGCCCTGCTGCTTCCCCTATTGCGGGAAACCCCGGATACGGCGGCCCTCTACTTCCTGAGCCGTCACAACGTCGTGCGGTACGCGCCGCCCATCGGCCTGTACCGGCGGGTGCCAGCCACCCTCGAGTTCACCCGGCAGCCCATCTACACCCGGGCCCTGCCAGCCTCGCGCTCGCAGGCCAGAACGGTGTGGTCCCCTCCCTACCGGGATGACGCCGGGCACGGCCTGCTGGTGACGGCCAGCACCCCGGTGTATCTGAGGGGCGAATTCCGCGGCATCATCGCCGCGGACGTCTCGCTGGCGCGTCTGTCCACCACCCTCAGCAACATGAAGCCGACACCCGGCGGGTCCGTGCTGCTGCTGGATGCGGAGGGTCGGGTGATCGCCGCGCCCGAACGGGCCCTGAGCGCGCTGCTGGGCCGGGGCGCACCTCACAGTTCAGTCGCCCGCCTGACGCTGTCGCTGCTCCAGGACCCGGCCTCGGCGCTGCGGCCGTTGAAGGGTGAGTTTCGGCGGCACCGGAGTGGCGTGCGGCTCCTCCAGGCCCACGCCACTCCCTACCTGCTGTCGTACGCACCGCTCCGCACGCTGGGCTGGACCCTGGTCATGCTCGCGCCGCGGGATGAGGTCGTGGCGCAGCATGCCAGTGTGGCCCGCGCCATCACGCGAGATGCCGACCAAACATTGCGTTGGACGGTCACTGTGTTGTTGGCCTGCTTTCTGCTGGGCCTCATCGTTGCGGAACGCCTCGCACATTCGGGGCTCGTCCGGCCCATTTCGCGGCTGACCCGGGCCGCCCGGGAGGTCACCGCGGGCAACCTGGACGTGCGTCTCCCAGAACGGGGGAAGGACGAGTTCGGCGTCCTGGCACGGACGTTCAACACTATGCTCACCACCCTGCAAGGCCATGGCCGTGAGCTCCGACGCAGCCAGGACCAGTACGAGCTCGCGGTGCGGGGCTCGAATGATGGCCTGTGGGAGTGGAAGGTGGACGGCGGGGAGGTGTACTACTCCCCCCGCTGGAAAGGCATGCTCGGGTACCGGCCGGACGAACTGGAGGGCAACCTCGTCACCTGGGAACGGCTGCTGCATCCCGACGACCGTGAGTCCACCCTGCGCCGCATCAGTCAGCACATCGCGGGACGGGGGGACCTGCTGGAATTCGAGTGTCGGCTGCAACACAAGGACGGCACCTACCGGTGGATTCAGTCGCGGGCCGCCACTCAGCGTGACCCGGACGGCCATGCGGTGCGCTTGGCCGGTTCGCACACGGACATCACCGAGCGCGTCGAGGCGTTTCATCTGCTGGAGCAGCGCGTCGCGGCACGAACGCAGGATCTCGAAGCGCTCCTGTCCTTTACCCGGAACCTGACCTACTCCGTGGACCTGAACGACAACCTGGACCGGCTGGCGAGGGGTGTGGTGGAGGCCACGAACGCCGTCGCAGCCGCCGTCGTGTTGACCGACACCACGGGCGAGACTCGTGTGGGAGGCCGATCGGGTTTTCCGGACGACCTGGAGATCAGGCCGAATGTCGCCGGGGGAACAGGGCCAGATGGCG
The sequence above is a segment of the Deinococcus apachensis DSM 19763 genome. Coding sequences within it:
- the tsaA gene encoding tRNA (N6-threonylcarbamoyladenosine(37)-N6)-methyltransferase TrmO — protein: MTLHVIGTVHSPIQEGVDTDWGRVESTVELRPDLESALQSLNAFSHVLIVFYMHESTFSPEDLVRHPQGRIHLPRVGIFAQRAKHRPNPIGITAVELLGVDGHRLRVRGLDAIHGTPVLDVKPYFPWFDRRDQVRTPEWCDELMRTYF
- a CDS encoding acyltransferase family protein; this encodes MTPTPRRSDLDWLRVGAIVLLLFFHSARVFDLSEAFYVQNDQRSALLTYGLIGFFGRWGMELLFVISGMASWYALSGRSGRTYLRDRWSRLGLPFLFGVLVLVPPQGYFAQLQQSGAPTASYPAFLGRYFTDWSDLSGYPGSFTPAHLWFLLFLLAYSALALPFFHWWKAPARAPLRETLASTFRGRGSLLIWSLPLALAAALPGVGGKNLTGYLLYFVFGYLLAATPKYQRTIDRDRQLFALVGLGSWAALTAAWVLGLSPADGSVGDLLTHLLRTLCAWSSVLALLGYAHTHLRVSRTWLARANEAAFPVYIVHQTVLVAAAFFLVRLHLPLSLKYLLVVLATFAGSLAAYAVVQAFDPLRVLFGLRRRERRRVTPALEA
- a CDS encoding helix-turn-helix transcriptional regulator codes for the protein MTGDFSDWPRRAVITDEAAGTWLVDLEAQRFLAPFLRRDCTVARAARELGVKANSLLYRVERLVSLGLLRVVREERRQGKAVKVYRASADEFFVPFAATGAAALEDLVRALSAPLGHVLVSNSVAVMRARDLDIGVRVFRDAAGETGRVRTHLAFPDGSRVDTRGDEWPPLMDTWHGGLRLSRAQGKAFQRELEDLLEKYARISVDEPGELRLLAHLALTPLVTPPPLHDSSREAS
- a CDS encoding CPBP family intramembrane glutamic endopeptidase gives rise to the protein MFKFPTNRLRVSVFLAVLSLLSGLVLLVPGSPPGLYMLVPAVTTVLLMVVFTRDGWRREGWRQLGFGRLRSSAGVLLPALLVPLVVVSVGYLALPVLGAAVLKSGQGWAALAISLLGLVPAATLSALLEEVGWRGYLLPKLAGLGSVAAGWTLGLIWAAWHLPLMLVGSYHGGEGLDWTLLLFVLTVVAFGFLANELRMQTGSIWPAALLHGAHNAAWHVWREVPQEGHAALVNLVAGEKGLVTLALYGAAAVAVCLLPGMWTARYRLNAGTRSSTRLWT
- a CDS encoding GNAT family N-acetyltransferase, with translation MTAQSLATTVELRPVTRDNWEQVLGLRLPPEQRAFVAPNLYSLAEAQFLTGGTPLAVYAGEDLVGFVLYAFDEDDRQYWVYRLMIDEAHQGRGYARAAMRQVIARVRAKGAGQLALGYKPENTAAEGLYLSLGFQKSGEVIGGEVIARLFFLPESVPK
- a CDS encoding DJ-1/PfpI family protein; translated protein: MPIPNSTASESGRPQLALLVYPGFSEFEVTVALALLARTHDIVNVGLTLDPIRGEGGLRVLPDRTLADVQPEAFAAVLIPGAADMSVVADVPTLNVFVRAMHAQGKVIGAICGGPLVLGLAGLLDSIPYTVTFNTQQRAFLGVFPEAGFTYRDVVHAGHVITAQGHAFAEFGVTLAQALGAVRDVQGVRTFYRGLGNPGLEAEIGRAQAVSG
- a CDS encoding CPBP family intramembrane glutamic endopeptidase, with product MTTRPDEPNRRSMPLVLSPEQHPWRFALFVMLALEVILLLCLGAARLFLPNVPLLALDLPILLLNALFAAVLLTRLGWWRASGFRRPERPRSLVLLALPVALLIAPALLVGIDVPPFGKALVLLVLTLLIGFQEEAIFRGVILKGLAPLGTLHAVLGSALLFGVIHANSLLVGRDPAFVAVQIIASILGGVGFAALRLRLGSIWPLIALHALNDFIQFSASQGLAVEHASPVLLTAKLGISSVMALYGLFLLRDPGVRRWPARAEGAAAQR
- a CDS encoding alpha/beta hydrolase yields the protein MSTRLLLPLTAALLLTPALATSREVTLEVPGARLAATLQTPDGPQHGRPPVVLILPGSGPTNRDGDSLAGAAGTYRKLAANLAAWGIASLRPDKRGVGASTLADPREEALTFDDLVTDARAWLTWLAAQPDLGPVAVIGHSEGGTVALAAVQGQAGAAPSPARALILLATPGEDIGTTIRRQITQNPANPPELVQETNRILDALGRGERVAEVSPPLAPVFRPSVQPYLVSSLKYDPARLIAAVNVPTLIVQGDRDLQVRPEDAWLLAAAQSAARVHLARGVNHVLVPAPLDAAANFATYANGELPLERGLLTAVVEFLRQTLR
- a CDS encoding VOC family protein, which gives rise to MPQDAPHFRHLSHVTLYVPDLQVAVAYYQAAGLLAEWVAPSEPGSGQRARLSFPGGGPSLEVHTDARRQFTDVQLAVTNLDDTYRALSRQPAVVWLEPPCGPAGQRRATLRGPDGNVLILGEATSPLLRND
- a CDS encoding response regulator; translation: MVMRSSGPIRVLLVDDHAVVRQGIRMFLGTAENIDIVGEARNGQEALDLTQQLEPHVVLMDLNMPVMDGITAIRELRQRCPDVEVLALTSVLEDRKVIDAVQAGATGYLLKDTDADALEEAIYAAARGEVRLHPEAAKRLAREVRTPDMREHLTPRETEILRLVARGRANKEIARELGVEEPTVKTHLTRVLSKLGLASRTQAAIFAFKEGLVGLE